TGGCCCATCATACGACCCTGTCACGGTCGTGACGCGGGTTCAAATCCCGCTCCGGGCGTTCCTATTGCGACCCAACTGACGAGCACCGTGCAGTGTGTGCTCGTAGGCTGCCCGGATGGTGTAGTGGCCCATCATACGACCCTGTCACGGTCGTGACGCGGGTTCAAATCCCGCTCCGGGCGTTTCTCTGAATTTGACTCGGTGAGCGACGCGTTTCATCGCGTCGTGATCGCTCACTCCGTTCCGGGCCCCCGTTTCAGTGGCTGTCCAGCAAGCAGTAAACACCGCTTACTGGTCGATAAAACGGCATATACTGATATTACACGCCCGGCACAATAGCAGACGTCCGGGGAAGTGCCCCCTTGGCCTGTCATAGTGTCCGTCCACCGGGGTCGGACGTGCTATCACTTCACGCGGGATGGCATATGTTTTGTGTTGGTTGTAATACTGTCGGCTGTAACTATTTCAAGATATTCGCCACCTCAGGGTGGCGAAATTCTTCACAGACGTACAGCCGACAGTATAAGCCGTGCGGATTAGCGGCTGCCAGTAAGCCGTGCGGATTAGCGGCTGCCAGCGACAAACTGTTTACGAGGCCCCGCAAAAGAGGGGCCATGGAGGACGTGGATGGCGAGGAAATGCCCGGCGCGATCGTCGAGGCGTTCCTCGAACGCGAGGAGGGCGTCCGGGCGCTGCTTGAGGAACTGGAGAAGCTCACTATCGAGGGCCGTCACGAGGAGGTCCGCGACCGCGTTCGCAATCTGGCCGACAGCGACGAGTCAGTGTTTTACACCGTAGCGTTTAGCCTCACCAACTCCCGGCAGTTCTTTGGCGACGTGGAGGCACAACTGGACGTGACCGCCGCGGACCGGCTTCGGGACCTCGCCGACACGTTTCCCGCGCTGGCCGAGCCGTTCAACATCGTCCGAACGGAGCGGGCGGACGACCGCCTCAATCCGGTGACGGACACGAGCTACGCCGTGAGCTACCACCGCGGGGTCGAGTCGCCGATGGTGACATACAGCCCGCTGTCGGGCGAACAGGAGCTGTACGAGTCCCGCGGAACGCCAAGCGAGGTGTTGCGGGTGGCGTCTGACCTCACGAGCGCGACGACCGACGCGCTGGACGTGGCGATGGATAACGACTACTCGGTCAACACGGAGGAGCTGAGCGCGCTCATCGACCGCCGTGAAGAACTGGAGACGGAGCTGAGCAAGCTCCGGGACCAGCTCGACGAGCTTCGCCGGACGCCGGTCTCGGACGAGTAGCGACTGATGGTTCACATAGGCAGAGAGCGGTACAGAAGGACAACCCGCGTCGCAGTGCCGCAACTGAGGCGTTTATGTGTCGTGGCCGTAAAAGCACAGATACGATTTGCTATGGGAATGGACCGACTGGAAGATCAGGTCGAGAAGGAGGGGCGGGACCTGTCGATCCTCGAAGCCGTCATCGAGAACGGGCCGATCGGTATCGTTCGGCTCGCCGAGGAGACAGGGGTCCCGAAACACAAGGTGCGGTACTCGCTGCGGATGCTGGAAGACGACGAACTCATCGAGCCGACGCCGCAGGGAGCGATTCCGGTGGACAACATCGACGAGCGGGTCGCAACAATCAATGGCGGCATTGATCGACTGGTCGAGCAGTTGGACGGACTGCGGGACGTGTTTTCGTCCACAGAGTAGCGCCGCCACAGCGATCGGTCGGCACCCGTTTCCGTGGCAGAAACCCTTTTTGAACGCCGACGCGATGGATTTGTATGGATGTCGCTCTCATCAGCGATTCGCACATTCCCTCCCGGGAACACGAAATCCCGCCGTCGTTCCGGGAGCGCATCGAAGTCGCGGACCACGTCATCCACGCCGGTGACTTCGACAGCAAGGGGGCGCTCGCTGACATCCGCCACATGGCGACGGGGCTGACCGCCGTCTCGGGCAACATCGACCCACAGATCGGATTGCCGGAGCGGGCGACAGTCGAACTCGGCGGCGTCACGTTCGTCGTGACACACGGCACCGGGTCGCCGCGGGGCTGGGCGGACCGTGTCGCCGCTGCGGTCCGCGACGAGGCCGACAGCAGTGCCGTCGGCGTCGCCGGCCACACCCACGAACTGACGGACACTGTCTACGAGGGTGTGCGGCTCCTGAACCCTGGCAGCGTCACGGGCGCATCGCCG
The genomic region above belongs to Haloarcula hispanica ATCC 33960 and contains:
- a CDS encoding winged helix-turn-helix transcriptional regulator produces the protein MDRLEDQVEKEGRDLSILEAVIENGPIGIVRLAEETGVPKHKVRYSLRMLEDDELIEPTPQGAIPVDNIDERVATINGGIDRLVEQLDGLRDVFSSTE
- a CDS encoding metallophosphoesterase family protein; translation: MDVALISDSHIPSREHEIPPSFRERIEVADHVIHAGDFDSKGALADIRHMATGLTAVSGNIDPQIGLPERATVELGGVTFVVTHGTGSPRGWADRVAAAVRDEADSSAVGVAGHTHELTDTVYEGVRLLNPGSVTGASPASRPTMLTATVEDGTLDVHQYEL